In the genome of bacterium, one region contains:
- a CDS encoding uracil-DNA glycosylase, which produces MSIKKKTDELLKINRQILKCSVCLKSAKGLLVPGEGSRSAEIVLVGEAPGKNEAVTGKPFIGRAGKLLDSLLETIKLDRNDIFITSAVKYLPKTYITPKPADIEHGRIHLFAQLEAIQPRVIVLMGNTAAMAVLHEKFSIAKDHGKFIIRDGLIYFLSYHPAAPLYSPKLREIIIKDFKKLKRYIK; this is translated from the coding sequence ATGTCAATCAAGAAAAAAACTGATGAACTTCTAAAGATAAATAGGCAGATATTAAAATGCTCCGTATGTTTAAAATCGGCTAAAGGCCTGCTAGTACCCGGCGAAGGTAGTCGAAGTGCAGAGATAGTTTTAGTAGGAGAAGCCCCAGGCAAGAACGAAGCCGTCACTGGCAAACCGTTTATTGGCAGAGCAGGGAAGCTGCTCGACTCTTTGCTAGAGACAATCAAACTGGATAGAAACGATATCTTTATCACCAGCGCAGTAAAATATTTGCCTAAAACCTATATTACGCCCAAGCCAGCAGACATTGAGCATGGCCGTATTCATCTCTTTGCTCAGCTCGAAGCTATCCAGCCAAGAGTAATTGTCTTAATGGGCAATACTGCAGCTATGGCGGTACTGCACGAAAAGTTTTCCATTGCCAAGGATCATGGTAAATTTATTATACGCGACGGATTAATTTACTTTTTAAGCTATCACCCTGCAGCACCTCTTTACAGTCCAAAGCTTAGGGAAATTATTATCAAGGATTTTAAGAAACTCAAACGGTATATCAAAT
- the raiA gene encoding ribosome-associated translation inhibitor RaiA: protein MQKGQINMNINIKATNTTLTPAIRSNIENKLEVLSKFLKPEDVIHVELAEDTHHNSGQFFRVDIQISPRGSYAEARANDFYEGMDLVIPKITQQLRKEKEKGISLRRRLGNLFKRGE from the coding sequence ATGCAGAAAGGACAAATCAATATGAACATCAACATCAAGGCAACTAATACCACCTTAACACCCGCAATTCGCAGTAATATCGAGAATAAACTAGAGGTTCTAAGCAAGTTTCTCAAGCCTGAAGACGTTATTCATGTTGAATTAGCCGAAGACACTCACCACAATAGCGGACAATTCTTTAGAGTAGATATTCAAATCAGTCCTCGGGGTAGCTATGCAGAAGCTCGCGCCAACGATTTTTATGAAGGAATGGATCTGGTTATTCCAAAAATTACTCAACAATTACGTAAAGAAAAGGAGAAGGGGATCAGCCTCCGACGAAGATTAGGCAACCTTTTCAAGCGGGGAGAATAG
- the secA gene encoding preprotein translocase subunit SecA, with the protein MSIFSRVFSFASSDPLQKYSGELAKINSYADEISKLSDEQIQQEIAGFKAVLKEITDSKEAVKKLAEIRPRVFALTREAAKRAIGQFHYDVQIVGGITLAEGAIAEMKTGEGKTLTATLPLALYALAGRGAHIVTVNDYLARWQASLMGKVFAQLGLSTASIQHEASFLYDPTYQPEQEEIEALESGTQGLVLDVKHMRPITRRQAYEADITYGTNNEYGFDYLRDNMVQSIEHLRQRELFFAIVDEVDSILIDEARTPLIISQPDTEPTDKYFQFAKLVDRLQEEKDYTVDEKHKAASLTDEGISEIEQILKIPNIYDTSQGVTTLHHIEQALRAKTLFKRDRDYVIRDGEIVIVDEFTGRLMFGRRYSQGLHQAIEAKENVKIQQESKTLATITFQNLFRLYDKLSGMTGTAKTEEEEFFKIYQLTVVQIPTNRDMVRMDHSDLVFKNENGKFAAIAKDVKERNKRGQPVLIGTVSIAKNELLAEHLKKEGVKFEVLNAKNHEREAQIIAQAGSLGAVTLATNIAGRGVDILLGGNPVDKEEAAKVREAGGLAVIGTERHESRRIDNQLRGRAGRQGDPGSSQFYVSMEDDLMRLFGGGRMQSLMDTLKIPEDQPIEAKLVSRSIESAQKKIEGINFDTRKSVLEFDDVLNNQRKSIYNRRRRYLGGLEKSGQEDKHIREEILDMIRAEIESIVTFNMGSLDFEEGLKQVFQYAGNILTTLDGNKQAVISEALQNAADRDFVLIDELNKLAEQEIKAKGEEIGDELYDSVLRSLMLSSIDRLWMEHLDTMDHLRDSVRLRGYGQRDPLVEYKKEGYTLFKNLQAEIDKSVIYAALRVGVQIHNEGGQTHQHITLGGGSNDVSNKSSAAQVEAEPQDPRAAGLGRNDPCYCGSGLKYKKCGLINSVEHQKNLA; encoded by the coding sequence ATGTCTATATTTTCTAGAGTTTTCTCGTTTGCTTCATCTGATCCGCTGCAAAAGTACAGCGGGGAACTGGCAAAAATTAACAGCTACGCAGATGAAATTTCTAAATTATCCGACGAACAAATCCAGCAAGAAATTGCTGGCTTTAAAGCTGTCTTAAAAGAAATTACTGATTCGAAAGAAGCAGTTAAAAAGCTTGCCGAAATCCGCCCCCGTGTATTCGCATTAACCCGCGAGGCCGCGAAGCGCGCTATCGGCCAGTTCCATTACGATGTGCAAATTGTCGGTGGCATTACTTTAGCCGAAGGTGCGATTGCCGAAATGAAAACCGGTGAGGGTAAAACTTTAACTGCCACTTTGCCATTGGCTTTATACGCACTGGCCGGGCGCGGAGCACATATCGTAACTGTTAACGATTACTTGGCGCGTTGGCAGGCCAGTCTAATGGGTAAGGTTTTTGCCCAGCTTGGCTTGTCTACTGCCAGCATTCAGCATGAAGCTTCCTTTTTATACGATCCAACGTATCAGCCCGAACAGGAAGAAATCGAAGCATTAGAAAGCGGTACCCAAGGACTGGTATTAGATGTAAAGCATATGCGCCCGATTACGCGTCGACAAGCTTACGAAGCCGATATTACATACGGTACCAACAATGAATATGGGTTTGATTACTTGCGCGATAACATGGTCCAGTCTATCGAACATCTTCGACAGCGCGAATTATTCTTTGCAATTGTGGACGAAGTCGACAGCATTTTGATCGATGAAGCCCGTACGCCGTTAATTATTTCTCAACCGGACACAGAACCGACTGATAAGTATTTTCAGTTTGCAAAATTAGTAGACCGTTTGCAGGAAGAAAAAGATTATACCGTAGACGAAAAGCATAAAGCGGCCAGCTTAACCGATGAAGGTATTTCTGAAATCGAACAGATTCTAAAAATTCCAAACATTTACGATACCAGCCAGGGCGTAACAACTTTGCATCATATCGAACAGGCTCTGCGTGCCAAGACGCTGTTTAAGCGCGACCGCGATTACGTGATTCGCGACGGCGAAATTGTGATTGTAGATGAATTTACCGGACGCCTGATGTTCGGCCGCCGTTATAGCCAGGGTTTGCACCAAGCTATTGAAGCCAAGGAAAATGTAAAGATTCAGCAGGAAAGCAAAACTTTAGCGACTATCACTTTCCAGAACTTGTTCCGTTTGTACGACAAGCTTTCCGGTATGACAGGTACTGCTAAGACTGAGGAAGAAGAATTCTTTAAGATTTATCAGTTAACAGTAGTCCAGATTCCGACTAATCGCGATATGGTTCGCATGGATCATTCTGATTTGGTATTTAAGAATGAAAACGGCAAGTTTGCTGCAATTGCCAAGGATGTTAAAGAGCGCAACAAGCGCGGGCAGCCGGTATTGATCGGTACTGTAAGTATTGCCAAGAACGAATTGCTTGCAGAACACCTTAAAAAAGAGGGCGTAAAGTTCGAAGTGTTGAACGCTAAGAACCACGAACGCGAAGCTCAAATTATTGCTCAGGCAGGTAGCTTAGGTGCCGTGACATTGGCTACTAACATTGCCGGCCGTGGTGTAGACATTCTACTCGGAGGCAATCCGGTTGATAAAGAAGAAGCTGCTAAGGTGCGCGAAGCGGGTGGTTTGGCTGTGATCGGTACAGAACGGCATGAATCCCGCCGTATCGACAACCAGTTGCGTGGCCGTGCCGGCCGTCAGGGTGATCCTGGTTCGAGCCAGTTCTATGTTTCCATGGAAGACGATCTGATGCGTCTGTTTGGAGGCGGCCGTATGCAGAGCCTGATGGACACTCTAAAGATTCCAGAAGACCAGCCAATTGAGGCCAAGCTGGTATCCCGCTCGATTGAATCGGCACAAAAGAAAATCGAAGGCATCAACTTTGATACCCGTAAGAGCGTGCTAGAATTTGACGATGTACTAAACAATCAGCGCAAGAGCATTTACAACCGCCGCCGTCGCTACCTTGGCGGGCTAGAGAAGAGCGGCCAGGAAGACAAGCATATCCGTGAAGAAATTTTGGATATGATCAGAGCTGAAATCGAAAGCATCGTTACCTTCAACATGGGCAGTCTTGATTTTGAAGAAGGTCTTAAGCAAGTTTTCCAATATGCCGGCAATATCTTAACCACACTCGATGGCAACAAGCAGGCAGTAATATCCGAAGCTCTCCAAAATGCTGCAGATCGCGACTTTGTATTAATTGACGAATTGAACAAATTGGCCGAGCAGGAAATTAAAGCTAAAGGTGAAGAAATCGGCGATGAGCTATACGACAGCGTACTGCGTTCTTTGATGTTGTCTTCCATTGACCGTTTATGGATGGAACATCTGGATACTATGGATCACTTGCGCGATTCTGTTCGCTTGCGTGGCTATGGCCAGCGCGACCCATTAGTGGAATATAAAAAAGAGGGCTACACTTTATTCAAAAATTTGCAGGCAGAAATCGACAAGAGTGTAATCTACGCTGCGCTGCGCGTAGGAGTTCAGATTCATAATGAAGGCGGCCAAACCCATCAGCATATTACTTTAGGCGGTGGTAGCAATGATGTTTCTAATAAGAGCAGCGCAGCTCAGGTAGAGGCAGAACCGCAAGATCCGCGCGCAGCTGGTTTAGGGCGCAATGATCCTTGTTATTGCGGATCAGGTTTGAAGTATAAAAAGTGCGGTTTGATTAATTCTGTAGAACACCAAAAGAATTTGGCATAA